Proteins found in one Melospiza georgiana isolate bMelGeo1 chromosome 1, bMelGeo1.pri, whole genome shotgun sequence genomic segment:
- the LRRC72 gene encoding leucine-rich repeat-containing protein 72 isoform X1 has product MAAADTAGGQAIEKQLKICGYKSNVDVVALYLARQGLRSIPSLSQFRRLRYLWINNNKIQDLTFLIKNYYLTELYLNNNELTDISGALKHLCSLQILFLHNNELRKLGKTVKELKGMISLQTLNLFHNPLEYDPDYRLYVIYFLPSVQLLDRKLVTQKERESALNLYNPKKAWMVQSVAFEKRADTSLGTTLGSGRCTQPARRPIMPSGHEFGNNTNRVPFEDPEDAVLVRAMTRSLMEFSSVDWNKVTTCPERRLENKAEEPPEKLTVQFR; this is encoded by the exons ATGGCGGCGGCCGACACGGCCGGCGGGCAG GCAAtagaaaagcagctgaagatTTGTGGCTATAAGAGCAATGTGGATGTCGTGGCACTGTATCTGGCTAGACA AGGACTGAGAAGTATCCCAAGTCTATCCCAGTTTCGCAGATTAAGGTATTTGTGGATTAACAACAATAAG ATCCAAGATTTAACCTTCTTGATCAAAAACTATTACTTGACTGAACTCTATCTCAACAATAATGAGCTGACAGATATATCAG gtGCTCTGAAACACCTATGTTCCTTGCAGATTCTGTTTCTTCACAACAACGAGTTAAGAAAACTTGGCAAAACAGTGAAGGAATTGAAAGGAATGATAAGCTTGCAGACTCTAA ACCTATTCCATAACCCTCTGGAATATGATCCAGACTACCGGCTCTATGTGATTTACTTCCTTCCTTCAGTTCAGCTCCTGGACAGGAAGT TAGTTACCCAAAAAGAAAGGGAGTCAGCACTTAATCTCTATAACCCCAAAAAGGCTTGGATGGTGCAGTCAGTGGCTTTTGAGAAGAGAGCAGACACATCCCTGGGGACAACACTGGGATCTGGCAGATGCACTCAACCAGCCAGAAGACCAATAATGCCCTCAG GTCATGAATTTGGAAATAACACTAATAG AGTACCATTTGAGGATCCTGAAGATGCAGTTTTAGTGCGGGCAATGACAAGATCTCTAATGGAATTTTCCTCTGTGGACTGGAACAAAGTAACCACCTGTCCAGAAAGGCGGcttgaaaacaaagcagaagagccccctgagaagctgacagTCCAGtttagatga
- the LRRC72 gene encoding leucine-rich repeat-containing protein 72 isoform X2, producing the protein MAAADTAGGQAIEKQLKICGYKSNVDVVALYLARQGLRSIPSLSQFRRLRYLWINNNKIQDLTFLIKNYYLTELYLNNNELTDISGALKHLCSLQILFLHNNELRKLGKTVKELKGMISLQTLNLFHNPLEYDPDYRLYVIYFLPSVQLLDRKFTQKERESALNLYNPKKAWMVQSVAFEKRADTSLGTTLGSGRCTQPARRPIMPSGHEFGNNTNRVPFEDPEDAVLVRAMTRSLMEFSSVDWNKVTTCPERRLENKAEEPPEKLTVQFR; encoded by the exons ATGGCGGCGGCCGACACGGCCGGCGGGCAG GCAAtagaaaagcagctgaagatTTGTGGCTATAAGAGCAATGTGGATGTCGTGGCACTGTATCTGGCTAGACA AGGACTGAGAAGTATCCCAAGTCTATCCCAGTTTCGCAGATTAAGGTATTTGTGGATTAACAACAATAAG ATCCAAGATTTAACCTTCTTGATCAAAAACTATTACTTGACTGAACTCTATCTCAACAATAATGAGCTGACAGATATATCAG gtGCTCTGAAACACCTATGTTCCTTGCAGATTCTGTTTCTTCACAACAACGAGTTAAGAAAACTTGGCAAAACAGTGAAGGAATTGAAAGGAATGATAAGCTTGCAGACTCTAA ACCTATTCCATAACCCTCTGGAATATGATCCAGACTACCGGCTCTATGTGATTTACTTCCTTCCTTCAGTTCAGCTCCTGGACAGGAAGT TTACCCAAAAAGAAAGGGAGTCAGCACTTAATCTCTATAACCCCAAAAAGGCTTGGATGGTGCAGTCAGTGGCTTTTGAGAAGAGAGCAGACACATCCCTGGGGACAACACTGGGATCTGGCAGATGCACTCAACCAGCCAGAAGACCAATAATGCCCTCAG GTCATGAATTTGGAAATAACACTAATAG AGTACCATTTGAGGATCCTGAAGATGCAGTTTTAGTGCGGGCAATGACAAGATCTCTAATGGAATTTTCCTCTGTGGACTGGAACAAAGTAACCACCTGTCCAGAAAGGCGGcttgaaaacaaagcagaagagccccctgagaagctgacagTCCAGtttagatga